In the Fundulus heteroclitus isolate FHET01 chromosome 23, MU-UCD_Fhet_4.1, whole genome shotgun sequence genome, TCTTCTTCCTGTTAAtacacaatttattttactgtggaTAATGACATTTTGCCATTTAAGACAGTATCTGTAATGAATGATGCTGGTGAATCCGacattcagccaaacacagagttacgtttttagaagtttattgaaagggatgaatagtggtaggtgaggcaggcaagcagaacctgACTTGACAGATGATTAATGGCTGAcgatgcaggcaggcagggatgagcggGGGATCAGAAgctgcaggtagtgacagaccagaacaggcgatgtggaccggggaaaccaccagaacaggcagagtGAGCAGATAGAACTCaaggggaaacaggcagaactgcagcacgcagacacagacAACTTTTATCTGAAGAgcccagctggctgagcacacagacACTGGTAGAGGCAGAGCACATCACACTAGACAAGACATACGAAATGAGATgagatgagacgttctggcagggatgagttggctgaagcaggtatatgtagacaggtgaacaggtgagccgaGTTGACTGCTCTAGATCAGCCTCACCTGTTGCCACTTATTACAGtggtggctggagagagggctgagctgattggatgattgCTTTGAGGTGAAGACCGattaagaaaagtccaaaacaaacaaacacctaaatcatgacagtattGCCACaaggttttaatttatttatttgtttatttttattattttattattttatttttttgctctagGATTCATTCACACCTTTTTCTAGCAAAATGTGAAGCCGTCTTTGTCAAGAACCGTATAATGGCTGGACATTACCCCAATGTTTATACTGTACTGCATATATATCTTGATAAACTGACTTGTGGAGGTCCTCGGTTTTATTGGTGATATTTTACtgtgtgttttgtgtatttatagTGTATCCAAAAAGCATTTAGTTGTATTACCATAAATGTGGTTTGTAACCCTGTAACAAGGCATTGCTTATGGTTTGGTTCTATTTTTAGAAATGACATTCATTTGGCCAAGTTAGGTGTGTTTGAGAGGTCGTCTATAAGTTCAGTGAATTAGAAATTATTTGTCATGGGATGAGCCCcacttttataatttatttgtaaGTGTTTTATATCTGCATCTTTGATGTACAGTTTGATAAACAGTAATaagcaaagaaaacagagaaaacggTAAAAGGCTCCATTACTTTGTAATTAACTGCTAAGAATACAAACAAAATCAAGGTGCATTGGAACGGCATGATCCCAACAGCAGGTGATGCATGACTTTTTcacacaagtaaatgtttatgtTAAGTGTAGAAATATCAAGTTCacattaaattagctttttgttATAGATTTTAATTCCATTATCTGTTGATTGTTAGTTGTAGTATTCTCACAGTGACATCCACCCTCACTGTGTTTTTTCTCTACAGCAGCAAAAATCCCACCACccaagtgatttaaaagtagtgTGGGCTTTTTTTGGACAGCCCTATGACAACAGCTTGTTTTTCTCCATCAGCTTTCAGAAGatagtatttttttctccataccATTTGCATTAGTGATGGACACAGCGGCTGTCCTCtgaatcatatatatatatatatatatatatatatatatatatatatatatatatatatatatatatatatatatatatatatatatatatatatatatatatatatatatatatatatatagtgtgtgtcttgagagagagaaaaaaaattaactgcattttattgtaaCAACCAGAAGTCAGTAAGTTCAGATgcaaaaaggataaaaatacaTCTCTAAACACGACTTTTGGATCAAAAATGTATCACTGCCTGTTTTATTCCTACAAGATGTGAACAAAGCAGCAGAGTACTCTCCTGCTTGAGAGGGGACCCATATGCAGCCACATTTTATATTGATACCAGTCCTACCGTAATGCCACACCAAAAATGTTGGACATTTCTCCTGTGTGCGatccattgcttttttttcccttctggcTCTTGGTGAAGGCAGACactttttcttctcctctcccGTCCCGTATTCTCCTGTCTTGTGCTCTCTTTCTTATGTCGCCTGTAACTCTCTGAGCCTTTCTCAGCAAATCCTCCAAATTGCAAACCATGGATTTGATCATCTGGTAGCTCAACGTAATCGATCAAATTTTCTCAACAATAACACAGGGCAAAGGAGAGCCATTGTGTTTATAAGGACATTTGCAGCTGGATTACACTTTAGACTCCTGAGTATGGTGGAGAATTGTGTGTCTGTCTATTTTTTCCGCCTGCGCCAAAACAATTTGTTCCCATCTGAACTGGCTCACCCAATGCCGGCCTTGAAGGCTGGTAATCTCAAACACTCCTtgatgttatgtaaacaagagctCTGCCCCGGCCACCCGCCCTTCCATGACACCTGTAACCAGGTACAGTGCTCTACTAAACTGGCTGATAAACACACCATTAACAACTAATGGCTAGAAGGGGGGTCTACTGGACAATCGTGAACTTAGACTggcacacaagcacacacacacatgaacatGGGTGTGAATACACCTCCCTCTTATGCACCACCTCCTCTGTGCCTGATTGTTTTTACCCGGGACAAGAACCCAAGGTTGAATGCACGCAGATGTGCTGCTCACTTGGGAGGACCGTaagggtcccccccccccccacacacacacacacacgtgttaTGCCTGATGTTGTCTGTATTTGcttctttgctttgctttgcttctTTGTACTGAGGGTTTCACTTGGATCCTCATACTGTCCCTCTTGAGAGACAGTGCgagaaatgcattttttctCCTCAACCATCTCAATGTATTCTTTTCTCTATTCTGCAAAAAGGCAGCACCTTATGGCAGCAGTCTCAGTCACCTGTCTAcccatgtttgtctttcttgATGGGATGTACTGAAATGCAATTTCCCCCTTGGGGGACAAATAAAgcacttcaattcaattcaaaagcaACTCAGTTGCTCAttggaaacaagaaaaaacacaactctAAATACGTTTGGATCAAAAATGTATCATTTCTGAAAAATAATTCAAGATTATGTCAGAAGAAAATTCATCacataaatcacaatattatcgACCCACATCCGTCCTATCTCAGTCCTTTGGTGTAGTATGAGATTAAGTGACACAGCACCACTTTCAGTACGATTCGCATCCTGCAGGAATCAGGGTCGTTAGTTCGTTCACGCTGTAACGCAGGCTTCACAGGCTAAGTCACATTCACGGCGTAAACCAATAAGACCTGAATCGTTCAGTGTAAATGAACGAAGCGGCAGATTAAATCACTCCTCAGCGGCAGTAGGTTCGCAAATCTGCCTCAGTGACAATGTGAACAAAATACGTACCGATACATGCATTAGTAGAGTGAGTGATTCAGCACTGACGAATGACTCAGTGACTACTGTTTAAGTCACTCCTGAATGAATCAGGACACAAACAGCACTATGGGCACAGATTTCCAGcatgtgaaataaacaaataaatggtaTGCGACTATATGTATGGCTGTTAAATTAGTTTTATAGCACTCAAAAGAAAACCTTAAAggggaaaataataaaagcaaaatgagaaacaaacaATTTTCAatactataatatatataaagaataaaatattatCTATCTATTATCTATGTATCTGTCtgtatctgtctgtctgtctatatatatatatatatatatatatatatatatatatatatatatatatatatatatatatatatatatatatatactctttTGCGGGGGCGACAGGTATgtatctattgttttttttttctctcatggATTTTTTTGGGATTGGGAGTTAGTGGGTAGAAACAGAAACCATTCTCTGTGGCATGAAAGTGTTTTCCCTGCAAGAGAAAGCGGTAGAATGAATCATGCTTCATTCAGATTGACGAATGCGACAGAACGTGGAAGTACCAGTACCGACAGACACGCGCCCTGACTTCCTCCTCAGCTGAGCTGAGAAATGGATGGCTCAGTTAATGAAGTGATTTGGTTCAGTTTGTTCGGGTGAATGATTCATTCTTTTGAATGAATCACTCATGAACGACACAAAATTAATTTGCATGGTAAGGTACTGCTATTTGCCTTTGCTGTAATTCTAAGGAATATTAGGGAGTATAGAATTTCCCCTAAATGCATCCATAATGCCTAAATCAAGCACGGGCCAATGGCATCCACACTATTGGCAAATCTATTTTAGGAGCCGATCTTTGTGTGCAGTTTGAAAATTAGATTGATTTGGGATAAGTGTAACGGTTGTCAGCACCTCCAGTACCGCTGCTGTAGTAAACTCCTGAATAACTACTGTGGGTTCAATCAGCTACATTCTCCCTAGAAATGctgttcaaaatgaaaaaaaaaaaaacaatttatatacattaacacaaaagaaaatgtgctaATATTTCTGCCATTCAACACTTAAGCCGTTAATTTGTGGTTGAGCGATGTAATGTGTTTCATGGGACATCCAGGCTGTTTCTAATTAggtcagggatgggcaacttccatgataaagagggccaaatttttttcagcaagaccattggagggccacatgacgcacttcaaataattggatatgaaagacgctacaaatgattctcaataagaacaaattttgtacgaatttatatctgtatttttACTGCACCAATATACAACTAtattctgcatataaatgcattttaatatgtccttaagcaaaagagaaacagtttgctttaaaaaaaagtgcaaaaaggaATTTGAACTCTTTAatatcaaagaacaaaaagtttgcTTAAAAAACTGATTACAAATAGtgtatgtataaaataaatacattttaacatgtctataagaaacaaagacaaaacatttgctttaaaaaagtgcaaaactgaACTCATTtataacaaagaacaaaaaagtttgCTTGAAAAACTGATTACAAATAGTGTgtctataaaataaatacattttaatatgtctataagaaacaaagacaaaacatttgctttaaaaaagtgcaaaactgaACTCATTTAtagcaaagaacaaaaaaattagcTTGAAAAACTGACTACAAATAGTgtgtgtataaaataaatacattttaacatgtctataagaaacaaagacaaaacatttgctttaaaaaagtgcaaaactgaACTCATTtataacaaagaacaaaaaagtaaaaaaaaaaactgattgcaAATAGCTCACATTCAATAATAGTAAAAAACTAGACCACAGAGGCCCAACATTAATAAAGGCTAATGAGAGACCTGTGGTTTGGCCTGCTGGCTCACAATGGATTGGATGTCAATGTCAATTTTTGTGGTCCCAATGCGCATCAAATGAAACAGTGTTTCATCGGTGAGTCTGTTTCTctctttggattttatgtgcttCATGGTGGAAAAACTGCTCTCGCAAATGTAAGTGCTCCCAAACATACTGGCCATTGAAAGGGCAAAATCTCGGAGACGTGGAAAACGGGCCTCAGGAAGAAGTCTCCAAAATGAAATCCCCCTCTCGTTGCGCTTTGCTTGAAAAAACGGGTCTGCCTGCAGCTCGCAGAGTTCGAGCTGCAGCTCCGATGGTTGTGCGCTAACCGCAGCAGAAAGGGGGTCTGTGAATAGCGCAATTCGTGGTTGCATCTCGTGAAAATCTTGGAAACGATTGTTGAATTGCTCCTGTAATTTTTCAAGGTCTGCTCTGTAtttctggatttgtttttcacacTGGGGGCTCTCTTTGCGAATCTCAGCGCATGCGGGAAAATGTGCCAGATTTGCAGGAGGGGAAGAAAAGCTATCAATAAAGAGCCCGAGCTTGCGCTGAAATGCGGTCATGTGAGAAAAGAGATCACACACTGTTTGATCTCTCCCCTGTAAGAGTGTGTTGAGGTGATTGAGGTGCGCGCTGATGTCTGTCAGAAAGGCCATGTCACAAAGAAACTTTGTATCTTTTAGCTTTCCGCAGTATGCACTTGCATCGCCACTAATGCTGTTCTCCAAGAACGCTGGTATTTCCGAGCGCAGTGCAAAAAAACGCTCCAGACACTTTCCTCGACTCATCCACCTGATATCCGTATGAAGTTGTAAGTCCCCATACTCGGCATCCACTTCATCCAGAAAGGTGATGAACCTCCGGTGACATAGCGATCTGTTCCCTCCTCTGATGATATTAGTGACTTTTGTCACCAAATCCATGACGTGGCCAAAGTTTAACGTCTTTGCGCAGAGGGCTTCCTGGaaagattagaaaaaaatagttgcggtcataaaatatattgtttttatgtggTTCTATTTTATGTAACCACGGCACAACAGTTCTACAGTAGCCTACATCTCACAATTAATATGACGCTACTCACCTGATGGATGATGCAGTGCAGTATAGGGCAGTTTACTCCGCTCTGCCTGAGTAGCCCGGCGAAACCTCGGTGTCTTCCCTGCATCGCAGGTGCGCCATCCGTAACAACAGCTGACAGCTTTTCAAAGCCACCGTATTCACCCACAGCACCGGTAACGGCGTTGAATATATCGCTGCCTTTAGTAGTGTCGTGCAGAGATGCAAATTTCAGTAACTCCTCATGTACATAAAATGAATTGTCAATCGTTCTCGCAAAAACCAGCAGTTGGCTGACATCTGTCACATCTGTACTCTCATCCAAAGCTAATGAGAAGTATTTGCAGTCCTGCATgacttgtttcatttttacatcGACGTGATCGTGGATGTCAAAAATCCTGCGTGTTACTGTGCGTCGGGACAAGGACACAGCTTCAAAATTTTTAGCTATGTTGTTGTCACCAAATGCTTTGGCCATTTTCACCGCGCACCTCTTAACAACTTCTCCATCCGACAGTGGCTTCTTTGCCCTGGCAAGTTCGAGTGCCACATCATAAGACGCTGTGATGGCTGACTCCTGACACGTCGTAGCTTTTGTGAAAAAGTGCTGCTGTTTACATACTTTTGCTTTGAGGTCAGCTACTACAGCGGTTCTGGCAGCTCCAGTGTATTTCTCAAATTTAACTTTATGCAAGGTGTTGTAATGTCGGCCTAAATTATAATCTTTCAGGGCTGATAATGTCTCCAAGCAAACTAGACACATTGGCTTTCCTTTGAATTCGGTGAAAAGGTACTCTTCTTCccattttctctgaaaaatgCGATTTTCTCGGTCAAGTTTTCTCTTGATGCCGCTGCTCGTTGCCATGGCTCCCGACTCTTTCTCtctgttgcaaagcggcccgtgcccgctattgtttgggCACGGTGCGCCTCTATCGGTCAAAAgtagaattacattttttttttattttttttattttttttttttttattaataaattattattgatctattcgcgggccgcactgactgatgacgagggccgtgtgcggccccc is a window encoding:
- the LOC118557285 gene encoding general transcription factor II-I repeat domain-containing protein 2A-like; this translates as MATSSGIKRKLDRENRIFQRKWEEEYLFTEFKGKPMCLVCLETLSALKDYNLGRHYNTLHKVKFEKYTGAARTAVVADLKAKVCKQQHFFTKATTCQESAITASYDVALELARAKKPLSDGEVVKRCAVKMAKAFGDNNIAKNFEAVSLSRRTVTRRIFDIHDHVDVKMKQVMQDCKYFSLALDESTDVTDVSQLLVFARTIDNSFYVHEELLKFASLHDTTKGSDIFNAVTGAVGEYGGFEKLSAVVTDGAPAMQGRHRGFAGLLRQSGVNCPILHCIIHQEALCAKTLNFGHVMDLVTKVTNIIRGGNRSLCHRRFITFLDEVDAEYGDLQLHTDIRWMSRGKCLERFFALRSEIPAFLENSISGDASAYCGKLKDTKFLCDMAFLTDISAHLNHLNTLLQGRDQTVCDLFSHMTAFQRKLGLFIDSFSSPPANLAHFPACAEIRKESPQCEKQIQKYRADLEKLQEQFNNRFQDFHEMQPRIALFTDPLSAAVSAQPSELQLELCELQADPFFQAKRNERGISFWRLLPEARFPRLRDFALSMASMFGSTYICESSFSTMKHIKSKERNRLTDETLFHLMRIGTTKIDIDIQSIVSQQAKPQVSH